The following are from one region of the Pantoea cypripedii genome:
- a CDS encoding GNAT family N-acetyltransferase: protein MKIRTANEGDAAMIADIYNDAVLNTTAIWNEKSVDLPNRMKWIRDRQDAGFPVLVAVDEDGKVLGYASYGDWRPWDGYRHTVEHSVYVHKEARGKGAGVALMVELIQLATEQGKHVMVAGIESGNEASIALHKKLGFTEAGRMSEVGAKFGRWLDLTFLQLRLDDRTHP from the coding sequence ATGAAGATTCGAACCGCAAATGAAGGTGATGCAGCAATGATCGCCGACATTTATAACGACGCCGTGCTTAATACCACGGCTATCTGGAATGAAAAATCCGTAGATTTACCCAACAGAATGAAATGGATACGCGATCGTCAGGATGCGGGCTTTCCGGTACTGGTTGCGGTTGATGAGGACGGAAAGGTTCTTGGCTATGCATCTTATGGCGACTGGCGTCCGTGGGATGGTTACCGCCATACGGTGGAACACTCCGTTTATGTCCACAAAGAGGCACGCGGGAAAGGTGCAGGGGTGGCACTGATGGTTGAACTTATTCAGCTGGCGACAGAACAGGGCAAACATGTGATGGTGGCCGGTATCGAATCCGGCAATGAAGCCTCAATTGCCCTGCATAAAAAACTGGGTTTCACTGAAGCAGGCCGGATGAGTGAGGTAGGTGCCAAATTTGGGCGCTGGCTCGATCTCACCTTTCTCCAGCTGCGTCTGGATGACAGAACCCATCCCTGA
- a CDS encoding helix-turn-helix domain-containing protein codes for MLDKMSSKEDDVNKRIGQKIKAEREKRVWSLTDLAENSGVSRAMIHKIERGESSPTATLLARLAGAFDMSMSQLIALSEVQTGTLVRHDQQAVWQDPETGYIRRHVSPGQIPVDLVSVELPAGVAVPMPAISYLSRRQLIWVLEGTLTFQEGSTLFEMHKGDCLELGDPTDCVFKNATTKPCFYAVVVLKSS; via the coding sequence ATGTTAGATAAGATGTCCAGTAAAGAAGATGACGTTAACAAGCGGATCGGACAAAAAATTAAGGCCGAAAGGGAAAAACGCGTCTGGTCTCTGACAGATCTGGCTGAAAACTCGGGCGTATCCCGGGCAATGATCCATAAAATTGAACGCGGCGAGAGCAGCCCTACCGCAACCCTGCTGGCGCGTCTGGCGGGTGCTTTTGATATGAGTATGTCCCAGCTGATAGCGCTGAGCGAGGTTCAGACCGGCACGCTGGTCAGACACGATCAACAGGCGGTCTGGCAAGATCCGGAAACCGGTTACATCAGACGCCATGTCTCACCCGGACAAATCCCCGTTGACCTGGTAAGCGTGGAACTCCCCGCGGGCGTTGCCGTTCCCATGCCCGCGATATCTTACCTGTCACGCCGTCAGCTGATCTGGGTGCTTGAAGGTACCCTCACCTTTCAGGAAGGCAGTACCCTTTTTGAGATGCATAAGGGTGATTGCCTGGAACTGGGGGATCCTACCGATTGTGTTTTCAAAAATGCCACGACAAAGCCCTGCTTTTATGCCGTGGTGGTACTGAAATCTTCATGA
- a CDS encoding phosphoethanolamine transferase gives MAENRVDISQQPLRLKENSVTIKSALKWIIPAALAAVAIPVGTGYAGVGNVALTFIILLIARKNPLTFYFSGLMLLLLSLYIPVGYNFGRISYPYVVSALQTNPGESREFLQGVSFTAWLLFVMAITSLLLFIIYGSDFGKKHQAIYLILFVIVNINSFPNRMTTQVITSVYKASLELKKLRSSNSIPDDFPILSHSGKYKNVIVIIGESVARDYLSVYGYQHNTTPWLNTAPGLFFTDYISTAPNTYLSLPRTLALSDGVKTQENNNIVALANRAGFNTFWVSNQGFLATFDTPATIIGNKANHQVFFKKGDFDENDTDDMALLEHLHSIVNENHSSDNAVFLHMIGSHPDTCSRLNGYPVNLHISQQEGFNCYLATLQKLDTFIQRAHDILEHSGESYALIYFSDHGMSIDNSVRPVRHGSDAQQNYNVPFFILTSDNKKHLIDSTPISARYFMALFSWLTGINSELIPARSPAQVADQQRTVFNGNNLIPYNELKNNDIIK, from the coding sequence ATGGCTGAAAATAGAGTAGATATTTCTCAACAACCACTGAGATTAAAAGAAAACTCAGTGACGATTAAGTCAGCATTAAAATGGATTATTCCGGCAGCACTCGCCGCGGTCGCCATTCCCGTTGGCACGGGATACGCCGGTGTGGGTAACGTTGCATTAACGTTCATCATACTTTTAATTGCCAGAAAGAACCCGCTGACTTTCTACTTTTCAGGTTTAATGCTGCTGCTTCTTTCTCTCTATATTCCAGTAGGTTACAACTTTGGGCGAATCAGCTACCCTTATGTAGTATCAGCATTGCAGACCAATCCAGGTGAAAGTCGGGAGTTCCTGCAAGGGGTGAGCTTTACCGCCTGGTTGCTGTTTGTTATGGCAATCACCTCACTGTTGCTATTTATTATTTACGGTAGCGACTTTGGCAAAAAACATCAGGCAATCTATTTAATTCTTTTCGTCATAGTTAATATCAATTCCTTTCCAAACCGGATGACAACGCAAGTTATCACCTCCGTGTACAAGGCCAGTCTGGAGTTGAAAAAGTTAAGATCATCCAATTCAATTCCAGATGATTTCCCTATCCTCAGCCATAGCGGAAAATACAAGAATGTGATTGTGATTATTGGCGAGAGTGTCGCGCGGGATTATTTATCCGTTTATGGTTATCAACATAACACCACGCCGTGGTTGAATACGGCTCCGGGTCTGTTTTTTACTGACTATATTTCCACTGCACCTAATACCTACCTGTCATTGCCTCGCACGCTCGCACTCAGTGACGGGGTGAAAACGCAGGAAAACAATAATATTGTCGCCCTGGCGAATAGGGCCGGTTTCAATACATTTTGGGTCTCTAATCAGGGTTTTCTCGCCACCTTCGACACACCTGCAACGATCATTGGCAACAAAGCTAATCATCAGGTTTTCTTTAAGAAAGGAGATTTTGATGAGAACGATACGGATGATATGGCCCTGTTGGAGCATTTGCACAGTATCGTCAACGAAAACCATAGCAGCGATAACGCGGTATTTCTTCATATGATCGGCTCTCATCCCGATACCTGCTCACGCTTAAATGGCTATCCGGTTAATCTGCATATCAGCCAGCAGGAGGGCTTCAATTGCTATCTCGCTACTCTGCAGAAGCTGGATACTTTTATTCAGCGCGCCCATGACATTCTTGAGCACAGCGGTGAATCATACGCGCTGATCTATTTCTCCGACCACGGCATGTCCATTGATAACAGCGTTCGCCCGGTACGTCATGGCTCTGACGCACAGCAAAATTACAATGTCCCGTTCTTTATTCTCACCAGTGATAATAAAAAGCATCTGATTGATAGCACCCCCATCAGCGCCAGATATTTTATGGCGCTGTTCTCATGGCTGACCGGCATCAATAGTGAGCTGATACCAGCACGCTCACCTGCGCAAGTCGCCGATCAGCAGAGAACGGTGTTTAATGGAAACAACCTGATTCCTTATAATGAATTGAAAAATAATGACATTATCAAATAG
- a CDS encoding AMP-binding protein, giving the protein MSMITVEDTAFWQREAQRLDWQQDFSALVANIDGGPRCRWFPGGKTNLSFNALDRHLATRGDHCAIIHRDYLGQTHQLSYRELWQQVNALSSLLASWGIRQGDRVLITLPMTPMAAVAMLACARLGAVHVVVYSASTSEALAQRIHACQPALLIHSSEKRSRESLPSIAASTATLRVADILSVDFHRELAQHQGRVLPCVWVESSQPSHLLFTSGTTGAPKGIVRDIGGYAVALLASLHHLFQIQDDEIFFTTADVGWVTGHSYGVYAPLLAGITSVMCEASPANAPGESWWQMVAELGITRMLTIAGAIRMARQQGTPRASLATLRSLYLAGEPLDSATHDWVSTGMRVPCENHYWQTESGWPLLAGAGSGLTPVFSRSVAIVDPASGALCPAGEAGMLVINGTLGPGGMSTLWQDDTQHDQRYWLQREGRWSYATHDCALWVGDKIVIQGRMDDVINIGGKRLATAEVENALAGLDGIVEVVAARTPHHLLGEMVALFVVTDGLNAQQEAALKQQIRERLVSHCGRYALPRKIHFRRSLPKTFSGKFLRRVLSA; this is encoded by the coding sequence ATGTCAATGATCACCGTTGAGGATACTGCGTTCTGGCAGCGGGAAGCACAGCGTCTTGACTGGCAGCAAGACTTTAGCGCGCTGGTTGCAAACATTGATGGCGGGCCGCGCTGTCGCTGGTTCCCCGGCGGGAAAACCAATCTGAGCTTTAACGCGCTCGATCGCCATCTGGCGACCCGAGGGGATCATTGCGCCATTATCCATCGCGATTACCTTGGGCAGACCCATCAGCTCAGCTACCGTGAGCTGTGGCAGCAGGTTAACGCCCTGAGCAGCCTGCTAGCCAGCTGGGGGATTCGCCAGGGAGATCGCGTGCTGATTACATTACCGATGACGCCGATGGCTGCCGTCGCCATGCTGGCCTGCGCCCGGCTTGGGGCGGTGCATGTGGTGGTGTATTCCGCCAGTACCAGCGAAGCGCTGGCGCAGCGCATCCATGCTTGTCAACCTGCGCTGTTGATCCACAGCAGTGAGAAGCGCAGCCGTGAGAGCCTGCCCTCCATCGCTGCATCCACCGCCACCTTACGCGTGGCGGATATCCTGAGTGTGGATTTTCACCGTGAGCTGGCGCAGCATCAGGGGCGTGTGTTGCCCTGTGTCTGGGTAGAGTCGTCTCAACCTTCACATTTGCTGTTTACCTCCGGCACCACGGGCGCGCCAAAAGGCATCGTGCGCGATATCGGTGGCTATGCGGTGGCGCTGCTGGCTAGCCTGCATCACCTGTTTCAGATACAGGATGACGAGATTTTCTTTACCACGGCGGATGTGGGCTGGGTCACCGGGCATAGCTACGGCGTTTATGCACCGTTGCTGGCGGGGATCACCAGCGTGATGTGTGAAGCCAGCCCGGCGAATGCCCCCGGAGAAAGCTGGTGGCAAATGGTGGCGGAACTGGGCATCACCCGTATGTTAACCATCGCAGGTGCGATCCGCATGGCGCGTCAGCAGGGGACGCCGCGTGCCAGCCTGGCGACGCTGCGATCCCTCTATCTGGCCGGTGAACCGCTGGACAGTGCCACCCACGATTGGGTGAGCACCGGGATGCGGGTGCCGTGTGAAAACCACTACTGGCAGACCGAATCTGGCTGGCCATTACTGGCCGGTGCGGGCAGCGGCCTGACGCCAGTATTTAGCCGCTCAGTCGCGATCGTAGATCCGGCAAGTGGCGCATTATGTCCTGCCGGTGAAGCGGGGATGCTGGTGATCAACGGCACGCTCGGTCCGGGTGGCATGTCAACGCTCTGGCAGGATGATACCCAGCATGATCAACGCTACTGGCTACAGCGGGAGGGGCGCTGGAGTTACGCCACCCATGATTGCGCCCTATGGGTGGGCGATAAGATCGTGATTCAGGGACGGATGGATGACGTGATTAACATCGGCGGCAAGCGTCTGGCAACAGCGGAAGTGGAAAATGCGCTGGCGGGTCTGGATGGCATCGTTGAAGTGGTGGCTGCCCGCACCCCACATCACCTGCTGGGTGAAATGGTGGCGCTTTTTGTTGTCACCGATGGCTTGAATGCACAACAAGAGGCGGCGCTGAAGCAGCAAATACGCGAACGCCTGGTCAGCCACTGTGGCCGCTACGCATTGCCGCGCAAAATTCACTTCCGCCGCTCGCTGCCTAAGACCTTTTCAGGGAAGTTTTTGCGTCGGGTGCTGAGTGCGTGA
- a CDS encoding MSMEG_0569 family flavin-dependent oxidoreductase, producing the protein MNNNHYPVVIIGGGQAGLAMSWNLTQKNIRHMVLERHQLAWAWREQRWDNFCLVTPNWQCKLPGFPYDGDDPHGFMLRDEIIDYVARYARSFNAPVREGVNVLRVEKTPQGFQLLTSAGVFTADQVVIAVGNYHRPRFPGIAAQLPENIMQVHSADYKSAQQLPAGEVLVVGSAQSGAQIAEDLHLAGRRVHLCVGSAPRVARFYRGRDVVDWLDDMGHYRLTIDDHPLGEDARRKTNHYVTGRDGGRDIDLRAFALQGMQLYGRLLGYRDGKLLTADDLKANLDGADATSQKIKDSIDVWIAEQGIDAPTEARYQPLWQPEEAATHIDLTNIAAIIWAVGFHTDFSWIDAPAFNDKGYPRHTRGVSVQPGLYFLGLPWLWTWGSGRFEGVGEDAAWLAEAIEQHHQHQGAAEAVYVNDHR; encoded by the coding sequence ATGAACAACAATCATTATCCTGTCGTCATTATTGGCGGCGGGCAGGCGGGTCTCGCCATGAGCTGGAACCTGACGCAAAAAAACATCCGTCATATGGTGCTGGAACGCCACCAGCTGGCCTGGGCATGGCGCGAACAACGCTGGGACAACTTCTGCCTGGTGACGCCTAACTGGCAATGTAAGTTGCCCGGTTTTCCCTATGACGGCGACGATCCGCATGGCTTTATGCTGCGCGATGAAATCATCGATTATGTTGCCCGCTACGCCCGTAGCTTTAATGCGCCTGTGCGTGAAGGGGTTAACGTGTTGCGCGTAGAGAAAACGCCACAGGGTTTTCAGTTGCTGACCTCTGCCGGGGTTTTCACCGCTGACCAGGTGGTGATCGCGGTGGGCAATTATCATCGCCCGCGCTTTCCGGGGATCGCCGCCCAACTGCCAGAAAACATCATGCAGGTGCATTCCGCCGACTATAAATCGGCGCAGCAATTGCCCGCCGGGGAGGTGCTGGTGGTGGGATCGGCGCAGTCCGGCGCACAAATCGCCGAAGACCTGCATCTTGCCGGTCGTCGTGTACACCTGTGCGTGGGCAGCGCACCGCGCGTGGCGCGTTTTTACCGTGGTCGTGACGTGGTGGACTGGCTGGATGATATGGGTCATTACCGCCTCACGATTGACGATCATCCGCTCGGTGAAGATGCACGACGCAAGACCAACCACTATGTCACGGGTCGTGATGGCGGGCGCGATATCGATCTACGCGCCTTTGCGTTGCAGGGCATGCAGCTATATGGTCGCCTGCTGGGATACCGCGACGGAAAATTGCTCACTGCCGATGACCTGAAGGCTAACCTCGACGGCGCTGACGCCACTTCGCAGAAAATCAAAGACAGCATTGATGTCTGGATCGCTGAGCAGGGTATCGACGCACCCACTGAAGCGCGCTACCAGCCGTTGTGGCAACCGGAAGAGGCTGCCACGCATATCGACCTGACCAACATTGCCGCCATTATCTGGGCGGTGGGATTCCATACCGATTTCAGCTGGATCGACGCACCGGCATTCAATGATAAAGGCTATCCACGCCATACTCGCGGCGTTTCGGTTCAGCCGGGGCTGTATTTCCTTGGGTTGCCGTGGCTGTGGACCTGGGGATCGGGCCGTTTTGAAGGCGTGGGTGAAGACGCCGCCTGGCTGGCGGAGGCGATTGAGCAGCATCACCAGCATCAGGGCGCTGCGGAGGCGGTCTATGTCAATGATCACCGTTGA
- a CDS encoding MSMEG_0570 family nitrogen starvation response protein: protein MPAMHFVVCWPDGSKDTCYSPSTAIEKHLEVNHPYALEEFVTLSTRALDEASERVKAKFGYYCSSAQDQSAVIVQKARQFTAQQQVIVEKITPVPV, encoded by the coding sequence ATGCCTGCAATGCATTTTGTCGTTTGCTGGCCTGATGGCAGCAAAGATACCTGCTATTCCCCCTCCACCGCGATTGAGAAGCACCTGGAGGTGAACCATCCCTATGCGCTGGAGGAGTTCGTCACCCTCAGTACCCGCGCGCTGGATGAAGCCAGTGAAAGGGTGAAAGCGAAGTTCGGTTATTACTGCTCCAGCGCCCAGGATCAGTCTGCGGTGATCGTGCAAAAAGCCCGGCAGTTCACGGCACAGCAGCAGGTCATTGTGGAAAAAATCACCCCCGTCCCGGTCTGA
- a CDS encoding sll0787 family AIR synthase-like protein yields the protein MNHDLPALITRLHTFSGLAHKRDIQQVAQQLRDAWPNPSPNGDDCALIPDGSGYKLLAMEGFINRFVAEDPWFAGWCGVMVNLSDIAAMGGRPLAVVNALWDDALPHAEQILQGMAAASRAYQVPVVGGHTNLRSEQPQLAVAVLGETTHPLSSFAVQPGQTLMVAINLHGRWHPPGYNWDAATHADPLALRQALSLLPAMADEGWIQAAKDISQAGLAGTLVMMLESSGLGAGLDLTQIPIPAGVELEQWLCAFPSFGFLLAVEPQHCDEVAERFARCAISCAAVGQFTAERKLIMQYQQQRACYWDLAQQPLTGMNNH from the coding sequence ATGAATCATGACTTGCCCGCGCTGATTACACGGCTGCACACCTTTAGCGGCCTCGCTCATAAGCGTGATATCCAGCAGGTGGCGCAGCAGCTGAGGGATGCCTGGCCTAACCCAAGCCCCAATGGGGATGATTGCGCGCTGATCCCGGATGGCAGCGGCTACAAGTTGCTGGCGATGGAGGGATTTATTAATCGTTTTGTCGCAGAAGATCCGTGGTTTGCCGGTTGGTGTGGCGTGATGGTCAATCTGAGTGACATTGCCGCAATGGGCGGACGCCCGCTGGCGGTGGTCAATGCGCTATGGGATGACGCATTGCCCCATGCGGAGCAGATCCTGCAAGGGATGGCGGCGGCATCCCGTGCGTATCAGGTGCCGGTGGTGGGTGGTCACACCAATCTGCGCAGCGAGCAGCCCCAGCTGGCCGTGGCGGTGCTGGGAGAGACAACGCATCCGCTCAGCAGCTTTGCCGTACAACCGGGTCAGACGCTGATGGTGGCGATCAATCTGCACGGGCGCTGGCATCCACCCGGTTACAACTGGGATGCGGCGACTCATGCCGACCCTCTGGCCCTGCGTCAGGCGTTGTCCCTGCTGCCCGCGATGGCCGACGAGGGATGGATTCAGGCAGCGAAAGACATCAGCCAGGCCGGACTGGCGGGCACGCTGGTGATGATGCTGGAGAGTAGCGGGCTGGGTGCCGGGCTGGACCTGACGCAAATCCCCATCCCGGCTGGCGTGGAACTGGAGCAGTGGCTGTGCGCCTTCCCCAGTTTCGGTTTCCTGCTGGCTGTGGAACCACAACATTGCGACGAGGTGGCTGAGCGCTTTGCCCGCTGCGCCATCAGCTGTGCCGCGGTGGGACAGTTCACCGCGGAGAGAAAACTCATCATGCAGTACCAGCAGCAGCGAGCCTGCTACTGGGATCTGGCGCAACAGCCGCTTACCGGCATGAACAATCACTAG
- a CDS encoding MSMEG_0567/Sll0786 family nitrogen starvation N-acetyltransferase: MMNHYAGYTIKWVTLPWERRQAYALRQRVFCQEQGLFEGDDLDDIDGHARLLVALGSVGGWHDEVVGTVRIHELSPGVWMGSRLAVDNAYRRQGQLGPTLIRLAVCSAHALGCREFYAQVQHQNEPLFRRMHWHTLEWLDLRGVRHARMQADLNFYPPCYDPLSGMVINTPVRKPAEIPIFLTGVAL; the protein is encoded by the coding sequence ATGATGAATCACTACGCGGGTTACACCATCAAATGGGTCACGCTGCCGTGGGAGCGGCGGCAGGCTTACGCACTGCGCCAGCGGGTGTTCTGCCAGGAACAGGGATTGTTTGAGGGCGATGACCTGGATGATATCGATGGTCATGCCCGGCTGCTGGTGGCGCTTGGCAGCGTAGGCGGCTGGCATGATGAAGTGGTGGGCACGGTGCGCATCCATGAACTGTCACCAGGGGTCTGGATGGGATCGCGCCTCGCCGTGGATAACGCCTACCGTCGGCAGGGCCAACTGGGGCCGACGCTGATCCGTCTGGCGGTATGCAGCGCCCACGCGCTGGGCTGCCGGGAATTTTATGCCCAGGTGCAGCATCAGAACGAACCGCTGTTTCGCCGCATGCACTGGCACACGCTGGAGTGGCTGGACTTGCGCGGTGTCCGCCATGCCCGGATGCAGGCCGATCTGAATTTCTATCCCCCCTGCTACGACCCGCTGAGTGGCATGGTGATCAACACCCCGGTGCGCAAGCCAGCTGAGATACCGATCTTTCTGACGGGGGTAGCGCTATGA
- a CDS encoding MSMEG_0568 family radical SAM protein, with amino-acid sequence MQNVPSTRQQLITELLTQGVNVINPRQDHVSRHGGAGPSDHQAMNIDGVTVMVPIYTHSARQSPWQVKHEESGATRLYNNLIPVREISIAHKPRFYERQTADGVPYSQIATLHGTDVLATTVLQTCIRYENRAKACQFCAIGQSLAAGSTISRKTPQQLAEVAKAAVELDGVKHMVMTTGTPSGSDRGARILVESALAIKAAVDLPLQGQCEPPGDAKWFRRMKDAGIDALGMHLEAVTPEVRARIMPGKAQVSVEQYLEAFADAVAVFGRGQVSTYILAGLGDTPHAILSLSETLIDLGVYPFVVPFVPISGTPLEHHPAPDSQFMSSILQPLGQMLSQASLRSSDIKAGCGRCGACSSLSSFEQAMA; translated from the coding sequence ATGCAGAACGTACCGTCTACGCGCCAGCAGCTGATCACTGAGCTGCTCACCCAGGGGGTTAACGTGATCAATCCCCGCCAGGACCATGTCAGCCGCCACGGTGGTGCCGGGCCGTCGGACCATCAGGCGATGAATATTGATGGTGTGACGGTAATGGTGCCGATCTACACCCATTCCGCACGCCAGTCGCCGTGGCAGGTGAAACACGAGGAATCCGGTGCCACTCGTCTCTATAACAACCTGATCCCGGTGCGGGAGATCAGCATCGCCCATAAGCCGCGTTTTTATGAGCGACAGACGGCCGACGGCGTACCCTACTCGCAGATTGCCACGCTGCATGGTACCGACGTGCTGGCGACCACGGTGCTGCAAACCTGCATCCGTTATGAAAACCGCGCCAAAGCCTGCCAGTTCTGCGCCATCGGACAATCGCTGGCGGCGGGCAGCACCATCTCGCGTAAAACCCCGCAGCAACTGGCAGAAGTGGCAAAAGCGGCCGTTGAGCTGGATGGGGTGAAACATATGGTGATGACCACCGGCACACCTTCAGGCAGTGACCGTGGTGCCCGCATTCTGGTGGAAAGTGCGCTCGCCATCAAAGCGGCGGTGGATTTACCATTGCAGGGACAATGCGAGCCGCCGGGAGATGCGAAATGGTTCCGACGTATGAAAGACGCAGGGATTGATGCGCTGGGTATGCATCTCGAAGCCGTCACGCCGGAAGTGCGCGCCCGCATTATGCCGGGCAAAGCCCAGGTGAGTGTGGAGCAATATCTTGAGGCGTTCGCCGATGCGGTGGCGGTGTTTGGCCGGGGTCAGGTCAGCACCTATATCCTGGCGGGTCTGGGCGATACGCCGCATGCCATCCTGTCGCTGTCGGAGACGTTGATTGACCTCGGGGTTTATCCGTTCGTGGTGCCTTTCGTGCCGATCAGCGGTACGCCGCTGGAACACCATCCTGCCCCTGACAGCCAGTTTATGTCATCAATTTTGCAGCCGCTCGGGCAGATGCTGAGTCAGGCAAGCCTGCGTTCCAGCGATATCAAGGCGGGCTGCGGTCGCTGCGGTGCCTGTTCTTCACTTTCCAGCTTTGAACAGGCAATGGCATAA
- a CDS encoding Nit6803 family nitrilase → MAESRIIRAAAAQIAPDLHEASKTLARVLDAIDQAAAQGAEIIVFPETFVPYYPYFSFITPAMTAGAAHLKLYDQAVVVPGPITHAVGERARLRNIVVVLGVNERDHGTLYNTQLVFDASGELVLKRRKITPTYHERMIWGQGDGAGLKVVESAVGRIGALACWEHYNPLARYSLMTQHEEIHCSQFPGSLVGPIFAEQMDVTIRHHALESGCFVINATGWLTEEQINELTSDPALQKGLRGGCNTAIISPEGRHLVPPLTEGEGILIADLDMALITKRKRMMDSVGHYARPELLSLRLDATPARYVVARDDESETGGDRDAERTVYAPAADH, encoded by the coding sequence ATGGCTGAGTCACGCATTATTCGTGCCGCCGCCGCCCAGATTGCGCCAGATCTCCATGAGGCCAGCAAAACGCTGGCCCGGGTGCTGGACGCTATCGATCAGGCAGCCGCACAGGGGGCAGAGATCATCGTCTTTCCAGAGACCTTTGTCCCTTACTACCCCTACTTCTCGTTTATCACGCCCGCGATGACCGCCGGAGCGGCGCATCTCAAATTGTATGACCAGGCGGTGGTGGTGCCCGGCCCGATCACCCATGCGGTGGGCGAACGCGCCCGTCTGCGCAATATCGTGGTGGTGCTGGGGGTGAATGAACGTGACCACGGCACGCTCTACAACACCCAACTGGTGTTTGATGCCAGCGGGGAACTGGTGCTGAAGCGTCGCAAGATCACCCCGACCTATCACGAACGGATGATCTGGGGGCAGGGAGACGGTGCCGGATTGAAAGTGGTGGAGTCCGCGGTTGGGCGCATCGGGGCCTTAGCCTGCTGGGAGCACTACAACCCGCTGGCGCGCTACAGCCTGATGACCCAGCACGAGGAGATCCATTGCAGCCAGTTCCCCGGTTCGCTGGTGGGGCCGATTTTTGCCGAGCAGATGGACGTCACCATTCGCCATCATGCGCTGGAGTCCGGTTGCTTTGTCATCAATGCCACCGGCTGGCTCACCGAGGAACAAATCAACGAACTGACCAGCGACCCGGCATTACAGAAGGGCCTGCGTGGCGGCTGCAACACCGCCATCATCTCACCGGAAGGCCGTCACCTGGTGCCGCCACTGACCGAAGGTGAGGGGATTTTGATTGCCGATCTGGACATGGCCCTGATCACCAAACGCAAACGCATGATGGATTCTGTCGGCCACTACGCCCGACCAGAATTACTCAGCCTGCGCCTCGATGCGACACCTGCCCGTTATGTGGTGGCGCGTGATGATGAGTCCGAAACGGGAGGAGACCGCGATGCAGAACGTACCGTCTACGCGCCAGCAGCTGATCACTGA